A genomic window from Providencia alcalifaciens includes:
- a CDS encoding 5-formyltetrahydrofolate cyclo-ligase, whose protein sequence is MEMVMSDTLSSLRQQIRKSIRATRRELTPEAQDDAAQHIIARTLNHPKVAQAKTIALFLSFDGEINTRPLIQTLWAHGKQVYLPVIHPFNPHHLLFLHYTPKTILVKNKFNIEEPQLNVLDVLPIEQLDIMMIPLVAFDSQGQRLGMGGGFYDRTLANWQKTGFYPIGLAHDCQLVEDLPIAHWDIPLPEIITPKKIWRW, encoded by the coding sequence ATGGAAATGGTTATGTCAGATACGCTCTCTTCACTACGTCAGCAAATCCGTAAATCTATTCGAGCAACCCGGCGAGAACTGACGCCTGAAGCCCAAGATGATGCGGCACAACACATTATCGCCCGCACACTTAATCACCCAAAAGTCGCACAGGCTAAAACTATCGCTCTATTTCTTTCGTTCGATGGTGAAATTAATACACGTCCATTAATCCAAACCCTTTGGGCTCACGGAAAACAAGTTTATCTTCCCGTTATTCATCCTTTTAATCCTCACCATCTATTATTTTTGCATTACACGCCGAAGACTATCTTAGTAAAAAATAAATTTAATATTGAAGAGCCACAATTGAATGTGTTGGATGTATTACCTATCGAGCAACTGGATATTATGATGATCCCGCTGGTGGCCTTTGATAGCCAAGGACAACGGTTAGGAATGGGGGGCGGATTTTATGATAGAACCTTGGCTAATTGGCAAAAAACTGGCTTTTATCCTATTGGGCTCGCCCATGATTGTCAGTTAGTTGAAGATTTACCCATAGCGCACTGGGATATTCCGTTGCCAGAAATTATTACCCCGAAAAAAATATGGCGCTGGTAA